The genomic interval AGTTTGCCGGGCGCGTGGCCACCAAGGTGATGCAGACGGCGCTGGCCGTGCGCGATGTGTGCATGATCCTGGGCGACATACTGGTGTTTGTGACCATCTACTTCGTCACCATGGTGGCGGTAGTGGGTAGCTTTGATGCATGGATGCTGCTGCCATTTCTGGGCTGGGTGGTTTTGTATGGTTTGGCTATCCGCTACTTTGTGCCGCGCCTGTCGGGCGTGGCCAAAAAGCAGGCCGATGCCCGCTCGTTGATGACCGGCCGCATCACTGATGCTTACACCAATATCGCCACCGTCAAGCTGTTCTCGCATGCCGGGCGCGAGGCCGGGTTTGCCCGCTCGGCCATGCAGGACTTTTTGCTCACAGTGCACCGCCAAATGCGGCTGGTGAGTGGCTTTGAGGTGGTCAACCACATACTCGGGATCTTGCTGATTCTGTCTACCGCCGGACTGGCGCTGTGGCTGTGGACGCAGGGCCAGGTGGGCGTGGGGGCCGTGGCGGCGGCCACCGCCATGTCGCTGCGCCTGAACGGTATATCGCACTGGGTGATGTGGGAAATGGCCTCGCTGTTTGAACACGTAGGCACCGTGCAGGATGGGTTGAACACTTTGTCGCGCCCGCAGGCCGTGCAAGACGTGCCCCAGGCCCAGCCGCTGCAGGTGCCCAAGGGTGAGGTGCGGTTCGAGAACGTGGACTTTGCCTACGGAGCCAAGGGGCCCGGGGCCCGCAAGGTGATCGACCAGATGTCGCTGCACATCCGCGCCGGGGAAAAGATTGGCCTGGTGGGCCGGTCCGGCGCAGGCAAGTCCACCATCGTGAACCTGCTGCTGCGGTTTTACGATGTGGAGCATGGGCGCATTCTGGTCGATGGACAAGATATTTCGCAGGTGACCCAGGAGAGCCTGCGCGCGCAGATCGGCATGGTCACGCAAGACACCTCGCTGCTGCACCGTTCGGTGCGCGACAACATCCTGTACGGTCGGCCGGATGCCACCGATGCCCACATGGAAGCGGCGGCGCGGCGCGCCGAAGCCTTTGACTTCATCCACACCCTGAGCGACCCCAGTGGCCGCACCGGTTTTGATGCCCACGTGGGCGAACGCGGCGTGAAGCTGTCGGGCGGCCAGCGCCAGCGCATCGCGATTGCCCGGGTGATGCTCAAAGACGCGCCCATCCTGCTGCTGGACGAGGCCACCAGCGCCTTGGACTCCGAGGTCGAAGCCGCTATCCAGTCCAGCCTGTACCGGCTGATGGAAGGCAAAACCGTGGTGGCCATCGCCCACCGCCTGTCCACCATTGCGGCCATGGACCGGCTGGTGGTGCTGGACAAGGGCCGCATCGTCGAGATGGGCGACCACCGCAGCCTGCTGGCCTCGGGCGGCCTGTATGCCCGCCTGTGGGCGCACCAGAGCGGCGGATTCTTAGGGGAAGAAGACGATGAAACCGCAGGTGTCGCTACGGTATAGGCCCCAATGGTTCAAAATATTCGAACCATCCCGACGAATTGAGTGAACTTTTTGCCGAGGACGGTTTCTACACTAGCCATCAAGTTCACCAATGGGGCCTCGGCGCCCGATGCACAATTTATGGCCCTGTCGACCACTGCTCCCGCTAAAGCTACCAGCTATACCGTTCTCGCACGCGTACTGCACTGGGTTCTGGGCCTTGCCCTGGTGGGCATATTTTGTGTAGGCCTGTATATGGCCGATCTGCCGTTCTCGCCCCAGCGGCTCAAGCTGTACAACTGGCACAAATGGGCCGGTATCACGATCCTGACCCTGTCGGCATTGCGTTTGCTGTGGCGCATGACCCACCGCCCGCCGCCCTTGCCGATGGCCATGGCGCAAAGCATGCCCCGGTGGCAGCATTGGGCGCATGAAGGCACGCACTATGCGATGTACGCGCTGTTTTTTGCAGTGCCTTTGGTTGGCTGGGCCTACAGCTCGGCAGCCGGGTTTCCGATCGTGGTGTTTGGCATGTTTCCTTTGCCTGACCTGCTGGCAGCCAACAAGGAACTGGCCGAAACCATCAAGCCCCTGCACGGCCTGGCGGCTTGGGGCCTGTGTGCCCTGGTGTTGCTGCATGTGGCTGCAGCCCTCAAACACCACTTCATCGACCGCGATGGCCTGATCAGCCGCATGCTGCCTTAGTCCCTATTTTTTTGCGAAAGTTTTTTATGTCTTCATTGTTGAAATTGTCGGTTGCGCTGCTTTTGTCCGGCGTGGCAGTGGCCGGGTTTGCACAGCAAAAGATCGTGCCCGCCCAGAGCGAGATCGTGTTTGTGAGCAAGCAAATGGGCGTGCCGGTGGAAGGGCGCTTCAAGAAATTTGATGCCCAGATCAACTTTGATGCTGCCAAGCTCGATGCCAGCAAGGTCAGCTTCACGGTGGACATGGGCAGTGCCTCCTTGGGCGCGCCCGAGACCGATGCCGAGCTGCCCAAACCCACCTGGTTCAGCGCCGTGAAGTTCCCGCAAGCCACCTTTACCTCGTCCAGCATCAAGGCGCTGGGTGGCGGCAAGTTCGACGTGGCGGGCAAGCTCAGCATCAAGGGCCAGGCCCGCGATGTGGTGGTGCCCGTGGCCATGGTGCAAACCGGTGCCACTACGGTTGCCAGCGGCGTGCTGCCGATCAAACGGCTGGCCTTCAAGATTGGTGAAGGCGAGTGGGCCGACACCTCGATGGTGGCCGACGACGTGCAAGTCAAGTTCAAGTTCAGCCTGACCGGTGTCGGCAAGCTGTAAGCCGTTTTCCCTTCTGATTTTCCCCCTTAACCCTTTCCCCTTACCTTTTCTTTTGAAAGAGAATCCATGCGCCACACCTTGCTAGCCCTTGCCGCGATTGCCACCCTGACCGTGGGCACCGCCCAAGCCGAAGTCGCCAACTACGCCATCGACCCCAGCCACACTTTTGTGACCTTCGAAATCGGCCACATGGGCACCTCGACCAACCGTGGCCGTTTCGACAAGAAAGAAGGCACGGCGCAGCTCGACACGGCTGGCAAAACCGGTAAGGTGGACCTGACCATCGACGCGACCTCGCTGTCCACCGGTACGCCCGCATTCAACAAGCATCTGATGAGCGCCGACTTCTTCAACGTCGAGCAGTTCCCCACCATCAAGTTCAGCGCCGACAAGTTCGTGTTCAACGGCACCAAGGTGTCCGAGATCAACGGCACCCTGACCCTGCTGGGCAAGACCAACCCGGTCACCCTCAAGGCCAGCAACTTCAATTGTTACCAAAACCCCATGCTCAAGCGCGAAGTCTGCGGCGGCGACTTTGGTACCACCATCCAGCGCAGCCAATGGGGCATGACCTGGGGCGCCAACTACGGCTTCCCTGACGCCGTGCAACTGGTTGTCCAGGTCGAAGCGGTCAAGCAGTAATCTGCCCCGGCTTTATTGACAGCCCGCCCATCGTTGCGATGGGCGGGCTGTTGCTTTTTGGGGGGGGCGCCAGCCCCGATAATTCCGGCATGACCGACTTTATCTACCTTGCCTCCCAAAGCCCGCGCCGCAGCCAGTTGCTCGA from Comamonadaceae bacterium OS-1 carries:
- the btuD_6 gene encoding vitamin B12 import ATP-binding protein BtuD, with amino-acid sequence MLSWFENLVHPYTDDTPQPPPRGFFHFVWACTFGVRKYILAMTLLTASVGVFEALLFAMMGRVVDWLGKVQPALLWTQEKNNLGLLCLLLLGSPLLIALQTLFKHQTLAANFPMMLRWKFHRLMLGQSMGFYQDEFAGRVATKVMQTALAVRDVCMILGDILVFVTIYFVTMVAVVGSFDAWMLLPFLGWVVLYGLAIRYFVPRLSGVAKKQADARSLMTGRITDAYTNIATVKLFSHAGREAGFARSAMQDFLLTVHRQMRLVSGFEVVNHILGILLILSTAGLALWLWTQGQVGVGAVAAATAMSLRLNGISHWVMWEMASLFEHVGTVQDGLNTLSRPQAVQDVPQAQPLQVPKGEVRFENVDFAYGAKGPGARKVIDQMSLHIRAGEKIGLVGRSGAGKSTIVNLLLRFYDVEHGRILVDGQDISQVTQESLRAQIGMVTQDTSLLHRSVRDNILYGRPDATDAHMEAAARRAEAFDFIHTLSDPSGRTGFDAHVGERGVKLSGGQRQRIAIARVMLKDAPILLLDEATSALDSEVEAAIQSSLYRLMEGKTVVAIAHRLSTIAAMDRLVVLDKGRIVEMGDHRSLLASGGLYARLWAHQSGGFLGEEDDETAGVATV
- the yceJ_2 gene encoding cytochrome b561, translating into MADLPFSPQRLKLYNWHKWAGITILTLSALRLLWRMTHRPPPLPMAMAQSMPRWQHWAHEGTHYAMYALFFAVPLVGWAYSSAAGFPIVVFGMFPLPDLLAANKELAETIKPLHGLAAWGLCALVLLHVAAALKHHFIDRDGLISRMLP
- the yceI_1 gene encoding protein YceI, with product MSSLLKLSVALLLSGVAVAGFAQQKIVPAQSEIVFVSKQMGVPVEGRFKKFDAQINFDAAKLDASKVSFTVDMGSASLGAPETDAELPKPTWFSAVKFPQATFTSSSIKALGGGKFDVAGKLSIKGQARDVVVPVAMVQTGATTVASGVLPIKRLAFKIGEGEWADTSMVADDVQVKFKFSLTGVGKL
- the yceI_2 gene encoding protein YceI gives rise to the protein MRHTLLALAAIATLTVGTAQAEVANYAIDPSHTFVTFEIGHMGTSTNRGRFDKKEGTAQLDTAGKTGKVDLTIDATSLSTGTPAFNKHLMSADFFNVEQFPTIKFSADKFVFNGTKVSEINGTLTLLGKTNPVTLKASNFNCYQNPMLKREVCGGDFGTTIQRSQWGMTWGANYGFPDAVQLVVQVEAVKQ